A single Streptomyces sp. 2114.4 DNA region contains:
- a CDS encoding TetR/AcrR family transcriptional regulator: MTCADAATNAPGQAARRTSGSGDPAAEAALPERKGERTRRRILTAARRKFAEVGYERATIRAIAAEADVDKSSVIQYFGSKQALFREAVHWRIPHDELTTSDPGHTVENRLRGMLDTWAADPDGPMAVLLRTSMTSDEAAELLRRHMTAEVTDHIAATIDAPDARLRAALFSAIMMGVAAQRYLLHLPDLAEADVEDIVRITTPLLRSLVAPDA; encoded by the coding sequence TTGACCTGCGCCGATGCAGCGACGAATGCGCCCGGACAGGCCGCGCGGCGCACGTCCGGTTCCGGAGACCCGGCCGCGGAGGCAGCCCTTCCGGAGCGCAAGGGCGAGCGCACACGTCGGCGCATCCTGACGGCCGCACGGCGGAAGTTCGCGGAGGTCGGCTACGAGCGCGCGACCATCCGCGCCATCGCGGCCGAAGCCGACGTGGACAAGTCCTCCGTGATCCAGTACTTCGGCAGCAAGCAGGCCCTGTTCCGCGAGGCCGTCCACTGGCGGATCCCCCACGACGAACTCACCACCAGCGACCCCGGCCACACGGTGGAGAACCGCCTGCGCGGCATGCTGGACACCTGGGCGGCGGATCCGGACGGCCCCATGGCGGTGCTTCTGCGGACGAGCATGACGAGCGACGAAGCGGCAGAACTGCTGCGCCGGCACATGACCGCGGAGGTCACCGATCACATCGCGGCCACCATCGATGCCCCCGATGCCCGACTGCGTGCCGCACTGTTCAGCGCGATCATGATGGGGGTCGCCGCCCAGCGCTATCTGCTGCACCTGCCCGACCTGGCCGAGGCGGACGTGGAGGACATCGTGCGGATCACCACTCCCCTGCTCCGCAGTCTCGTCGCTCCGGACGCCTGA